From the Apus apus isolate bApuApu2 chromosome 4, bApuApu2.pri.cur, whole genome shotgun sequence genome, one window contains:
- the WFS1 gene encoding wolframin — translation MNSDPDPPSSPSHPQLHLGRSQLNAAAVDNQKSGPSSGDTATFSPSVPAYSRSREKPEKNEGMKEEPEVLFEELLERAKAGESKAQTEVGKHFLRLAEEEDEELNSCSAVDWFILAAKQGRREAVKLLRRCLADRRGITSENEQEVKKLSSETDLERAVRKAALVMYWKLNPKKKKQLAVSELLENVGQVDNEDGEKQPGPVPKSVQKQRRMLERLVSSQSKKFIALDDFVEITKKYAKGIIPSNLIMQEEEDDELAGKSPEELPLRLKVVKYPLHAIMEIKEYLIDIASKAGMHWLSTIVPTHHINALIFFFIISNLTIDFFAFIIPLVIFYLSFISMVICTLKVFQDSKAWENFRALTDLLLRFEPNLDVEQAEVNFGWNHLEPYIYFLLSVFFVIFSFPIASKDCIPCSELATISVFFTVTSYMSLSTCAEPYTRRALMTEIAAGCLSLLQVLPGNFGYLKLLGQTFFTVPVGHFFVLNVSIPCLLFLYLFYLFFRMAQLRNFKGTYCYLVPYLVCFMWCELSVVILRESSGIGLVRASIGYFLFLFALPVLGVGIALMCLIHFIKWFLSLELMKIVVTLVLCTVPLLFRWWTKVNFSVVEMVKSLTRSSIVKLILVWITAVVLFCWFYVYRSEGMKVYNSTLTWNQYAFLCGPRSWKETNMARTQILCSHLEGHRVTWTGRFKYVRVTEIDNSAESAINMLPLFIGDWMRCLYGETYPLCDPKNVTLEEEELCRLKYLTKHNCHMKMFDRYKFEITVGMPFSNKNGTKPIEEDDITKDIVLKASNEFKKVLLNLRQGSIIEFSTILEGRLGSKWPVFELKAITCLNCMSKLLPAGRHVKIEQDWRSTVHKAIKFAFDFFFFPFLSAA, via the exons ATGAATTCAGATCCTGATCCCCCCTCAAGTCCCTCTCACCCCCAGCTGCATCTTGGAAGGTCCCAGCTAAACGCTGCTGCTGTGGACAATCAGAAATCTGGACCTTCCTCAGGTGATACTGcaactttttctccttcagttccTGCTTACTCCCGTAGTAGGgagaaacctgaaaaaaatg AGGGCATGAAGGAGGAACCTGAAGTGCTCTTtgaggagctgttggagagggccAAAGCTGGAGAATCAAAAGCACAGACAGAG GTGGGGAAACACTTCTTAAGATTagcagaagaggaggatgaagaaCTTAACAGCTGTAGTGCAGTTGACTGGTTCATCCTTGCTGCTAAGCAAGGCCGAAGAGAAGCTGTCAAACTGTTGCGCAGATGCCTGGCAGACAGAAGAG gCATCACTTCTGAGAACGAGcaagaagtgaaaaaattatCATCTGAGACTGATTTGGAGAGAGCTGTGAGAAAAGCTGCCTTAGTCATGTATTGGAAATTAAACCCAAAAAAGAAGAAGCAGTTAGCAGTTTCTGAACTACTGGAAAATGTTGGCCAAGTTGACAATGAAG ATGGTGAGAAGCAACCCGGCCCCGTCCCAAAGTCggtgcagaagcagagaagaatgCTGGAGCGATTAGTAAGCAGTCAAT CTAAAAAATTTATAGCTTTGGATGACTTTGTTGAAATTACGAAGAAGTATGCAAAGGGAATCATCCCATCTAACCTGATTATgcaggaagaggaagatgatgaaTTGGCAGGGAAGAGTCCTGAGGAGTTACCCCTGCGGCTGAAG gTTGTAAAATATCCTCTTCATGCCATTATGGAAATTAAAGAATATCTTATAGATATTGCGTCAAAAGCAGGAATGCATTGGCTGTCTACCATTGTTCCAACACACCACATCAATGCtctcatctttttcttcatcATCAGTAATCTGACAATtgatttttttgccttcattaTTCCATTGGTCATATTCTATTTGTCCTTCATTTCTATGGTGATTTGCACACTGAAAGTTTTTCAAGACAGTAAGGCTTGGGAAAACTTCCGTGCTTTGACAGACTTACTGCTTCGTTTTGAGCCAAACCTAGATGTTGAGCAAGCTGAGGTGAACTTTGGGTGGAATCACTTAGAgccatacatttattttttactctcGGTattctttgtcattttttccttccctataGCAAGCAAAGACTGTATACCGTGCTCAGAGTTAGCTACCATCTCAGTCTTCTTCACAGTGACAAGTTACATGAGCTTAAGCACGTGTGCAGAGCCTTACACACGAAGGGCATTAATGACCGAGATAGCAGCAGGTTGCTTATCCCTGTTGCAGGTATTACCTGGGAATTTTGGCTACCTGAAGTTATTGGGTCAAACCTTCTTTACTGTTCCAGTAGGCCATTTCTTTGTGCTGAACGTAAGCATCCCATGCCTTCTGTTTTTGTActtgttttatcttttctttagAATGGCACAACTACGGAACTTTAAAGGAACCTACTGCTACCTGGTCCCCTATCTGGTCTGCTTTATGTGGTGTGAGCTCTCTGTGGTCATTCTGCGGGAGTCCTCTGGCATTGGGCTCGTCCGTGCATCGATTgggtattttctgtttctcttcgCGCTCCCCGTGCTAGGTGTAGGCATCGCACTGATGTGTCTGATCCATTTCATTAAGTGGTTTCTGTCTCTGGAGCTCATGAAAATTGTAGTGACTCTGGTTTTGTGTACTGTTCCTTTGCTCTTCCGATGGTGGACAAAGGTTAACTTCTCTGTAGTTGAGATGGTTAAATCCCTCACTCGAAGCTCGATTGTGAAGCTCATTTTGGTGTGGATTACAGCTGTAGTGTTGTTCTGTTGGTTCTATGTGTATCGATCAGAGGGAATGAAAGTTTACAACTCAACCTTGACGTGGAATCAGTATGCTTTCCTCTGTGGACCCAGGTCATGGAAGGAGACTAACATGGCACGTACTCAGATTTTATGTAGTCACCTGGAAGGACACAGAGTGACATGGACTGGGCGGTTCAAATATGTGCGCGTGACGGAAATCGACAATAGTGCCGAGTCTGCAATAAACATGCTTCCCCTTTTTATTGGCGATTGGATGAGATGCTTGTATGGTGAAACCTACCCTCTGTGTGACCCAAAAAATGTTAcactggaggaggaagagttGTGTCGTCTCAAGTATTTGACCAAGCATAATTGCCACATGAAAATGTTTGATCGGTACAAATTTGAAATAACCGTGGGTATGCCTTTCAGTAACAAAAATGGAACCAAGCCTATAGAGGAGGATGATATAACCAAAGATATAGTGCTGAAGGCAAGCAATGAGTTTAAAAAAGTGTTGTTGAACCTGAGGCAAGGAAGTATAATTGAATTCAGCACAATTCTGGAGGGTCGTCTTGGCAGTAAGTGGCCTGTCTTTGAACTGAAAGCAATCACTTGCTTGAATTGTATGTCTAAACTCTTACCTGCAGGGAGGCATGTGAAAATAGAGCAGG